AACGCACTGAAAAAACTTAAAAGTGCGGTTGATTTCTAAGCCATTTTGATAAAAAGAAAACCTGTCGATTATCGACAGGTTTTTTTATTTATTTCTTTTTGGATTTTCCCCACATTTTATCTTCTTGGCCTCGCCATAAGCGCTGAATATTGTCGTGGTGACGATAAATCAGCAAACAGCAAACTAAGGCAACGGGGAAGGTAAATTCCGGTTTAAGCCACCAAACATAAAATGGTACGAGAAGTGCTGTGATAACCGCACTTAATGAAGAATAGCGACTAATTAAGAAGACTAACAACCAAGTGCCAAGCGTTGAACCAGCGACGCCCCAAGAGATGGGAGCAATAGCGCCAAATGCGGTCGCTACACCTTTCCCGCCTTTAAATTGAAAGAAAATAGGGAAGATATGTCCTAAACACGCACCCAAGGCAACCATGCCTAATTCAAATTGCGTGAGTCCTAAATAATACCCCGCCCAAACCGGTAACATCCCTTTTAAAATATCGCAAATTAATACTGCAAGCGCCGCCCAACGTCCGCCAATACGCAATACATTGGTCGCACCAGGATTATGAGAGCCATTTTTTCGTGGGTCAGGCAAGCCTGCTACCTTACAAATCAAAATTGCACTGGAAATCGAACCCAGTAAATAAGCAAAAATCATATAAAAAAGGGCAAATAGGCTCATTTTGTGCTCCACAATCTTGATTGTATTTGAAAAACTTGTTCGTTATTTTAACCAAACTTGATAGCATAAGCCCACTATATTTTTACAGGAATGAGAGATGGATCGTATTTTTATTGAAGAATTAGTGGTCTTCGCACAAATTGGCGTGTATGACTGGGAGCAACAAATTAAACAAAAGCTCGTTTTTGATTTGGAAATGGCATGGGATTGTCAAAAAGCCGCAGAAACAGATGATGTGCAATACTGCCTCAATTATGCCGAAGTCAGTCAATTTATTTTAGATTATGTCCAAGCTAAGCCATTTTTATTGATTGAGCGTGTGGCTTATGAAGTAGCAGAGCAATTACAACAACGTTTTGGGATTTCATGGTTACGCCTCAAATTAAGCAAACCTAAAGCGGTTGCGCAAGCAAGTAATGTCGGAATTATTGTAGAACGAGGCGAGTTGAAATAATCGCTGAAAATTGACCGCACTTTGGAAATATCAAACCAAAGTGCGGTTAATTTTTTAAGTGTTTTTTAATGCCAAGCGAAATGCTCCAATTCCGCTTTTTAGCACAAGAATACTCAATATCATACTGGCTAAGGGATCCACCCATTGCCATCCGAGAAAATAAGCGCTCAATCCTGAAAGAATCGCGATAATGGAGCCAAATAAATCTGTTAATACATGCAGATAAGCGGCTTTGATATTAAGATTGTCATGATCACTTTTCAACATTATCCAAGCAACGAAAAGATTAACGAGTAATCCTAGCGATGCCACTCCTAGCATTGGTAATGCCATCATCTCGATGGGATTTTGCCAGCGTTGAATGGCTTCAACTAAAATCATCAATGCCACAACAATCAATGAGCCGCTATTAAGTAGGGCAATGTATCTTTGTTTTTGAGTAGATAGAAACAACGCTAGCAAGGCTAAAAATAACGATAAACTATCATTTGCCATGTGACCCGCATCAGCCATGAGAGCCAAGCTGTTAAACCAATAGCCGCCAACAAATTCGACAACCATAAAGCCGGTAATGATGGCAAAACTGAGCGCTAAGATTTTTTTATCTTGTGGAATATGTTCATGAGATGAATGGTCATGATGTTCATGGGAATGGTGGTCGGACATAATGCTCCTCATTGTGTCTTTAATTAACTTGAGATAAAGTATAAAGTCCGTAGCAACTACAAGGTCAAGGCTTGATTTTAAAAAAATGAAGATTCACGAACTCAGCAAACAAAGCGGTATTCATTTAGAAACTATTCGTTATTATGAAAAAATGGGTTTAATGCCGGAGCCTAAACGGCTGGCAAATGGTTATCGAGATTATGATGAAGCCAGTTTGAAACAATTAAAGTTTATTAAAACCTGCCGAGCGTTAGATTTTAGCTTGGCCGAAATTAAATTTTTTAATGAGATGAAAACGCAGCAATCTCAACATTGTGAAGTGGATAGTATGTTGGCAAAACATTTGGTTTCAGTCGAAGAAAAAATTGCCGAACTGACTGAAATTAAACATTTCCTACAAAGTTTAATTACCGAAGATGATCATCAAGCTGCTGATTGTAAAGCCATGGCACAATTAAAAGCCTATTAAGTGCGGTCTAAAAAATATCAAAAATCCGCACATTGATGTGCGGATTGGTCATTACTCCGGATCATCCGTAAAGGCATTGTTTCGGAATATCGGCACAAAGGTGGCCAAATACAGTATAAACACAATGGCAATTAAAATAGCGGGAATCGTGATAAAAAACAGCTCGTCCACATACATTAAACAAGCTCGGGAAAGTGCCGCTGTGAAAAGACAAAGCACGGCAAGGTGGCAGAGTTTTGGATAATCCAGTTTCGTAAAGCCACTATGCCATAATCCCGCAGTGAGCCAAATCATCATCATACTGCCGAGAATCCCGCCGAGTGTCACCATGTGTAACGGATCGGCAGTAGGCTCATCAATTAATTTATTTATGCCAATCCACAAATAACCAATCGCGGCGAACAGTTGAAGGACATAATAAGTGCGTACGTAATGTTTACGTAGCAGTTCGTGATGATGTAATTCGCGTAACTTGGCAAGCAAGATAAAGCCAACGGCAAAGGCAGTAAACGCAGCTGTTTGCGCAGGCAACCAAAGCTCTGCTGTGGTATGAAGTAATAAAAATGTAATTGCGATATTTTTATACACGACATTCGGGATAAATACGGGATCTTTCAATGTACTTTCTTTCAGCGCCTCTGCGCCTAATAGAATGCTGACTCGAATTGATACAAACATCACTGCCGCCATATTCAAATGCACCTGTGCTCGCAATAATTTCAGACTATCAGTCATGGCGTAAGCCGTCTGGCAAACAGTAAATGCAGCAAGTAACATCAGTAAAGTAAAATTGTCAGTATTGCGATCCAACCAAAACAGCCAAGCACAAAAGAGTAACAACGCGAGCCAATAAGCTGCCACTAAAAACGAGGCGGTTTGCGGGGAAAATGGCAATAACACCAATCCTGCAAGCAAGAGCACCGATAAAATCGTCGCAATAGGTTTTAAATTACCTTTGTAATTTGTCCATTCGAGCATGGAAGCCGTCAGAAAGCCGCCGTATGCGGCTGGTAGCATAAATTCTAAGAAAATTTTGCGGTGTAGGATGAGATCATCGGGGCTGATGAAAAAGCTCAAGGCACCAACAATCGCAAGAATGGCAGCTCCGACAAAAAAGGGTCGCATCGGATGGGTAAAGAAATTATTCATAGTAATGGATTCCTTGAAATTCGCGTGCGACTACGGTTTCTTCAAAGGCTGAATTGCGTTCGGATAATGGCGTTGGCAAGGTAATCACATTTTGCACATCCATCCCTTTTGGAGAAAGCTGCATAATCTCTCGGCTTAATCGAGCTGCTTCAAAACGATCGTGCGTCACTAAAATGCAAGCCATGCCTTGCTGCTCAATTTTTTCCACTAACATAGCGGCTAAAATATCCCGTAAATCGCGATCCAAACCGACAAAAGGTTCGTCCAATAAGGCTAAATCACAGCCACATAGCAATAGACGCAAAAATGCCACGCGTTTTGCCATACCGCCCGATAATTCGGTCGGGTATTTATTCAAATCCCCCGAAGAAAGCCCGATCTTTTCTGCCAGCGCAATGATTTCATTTTCATTAGGATTATCCATAAAAATGGCGATATTCTGCATAGCAGTGAGATTTTCTAATAGACGATTTTCTTGAAACAGAAATCCCGTTTTACGGAATGTATTATTGATTTCGCCTGATTTTGGTGTTTCTAAACCTGAAATTAAACGCAGTACAGTAGTTTTGCCACAGCCACTAGGGCCGAATAAGGTTTTCACTTCGCCCGGTTGTAAATCCATACTGAAATCGCGCACGATAGGATCGCGGAGAATTTCAAAACGCACATTTTTTAAACTCAGCATTATCTTCTCCACGGCATAAATAGGATTTCCAATGGCTTGGTAATCAAATATTCAAAGAGGGAAACAAACACAATCACCAACAACACATAAGCCATGACCGTTGATGTATCTAACATGGCTCTGGCATCGGCAATCTGTGCTCCTACACCCTCATTAGCTCCCAAAAGCTCTGCCATAATTACCACTTTTACGCCCATCGCAACCGCGACGCCAATACTGGAAATCACATAGCCCGTGAGATGGGGAACATACAAATAGCGGATTTTTTTCCACAATCCGAGTTTGTACGCATCAAACAATTCTTCATGTTGTTTGTTTACACTTGCCATGCCCATGGCTGCACTGGCAAAGGTCAGCGGGGCAACTAAAACGATAATGGTAAATAGCACACTTGGATTACCAAAACCAAACCAAAATAACGCCATCACGACCCAAATAATTGGTGGCATGGCTAATAAAATCATAATGACGGGTTTAAGCAATGCCATAGCGGTTTTAAAGCTTCCCGCAATCAGCCCTGCCGCTAAGCCTGCGACTAATGCAATGGCAATACCCACCACAGAACGCCATAATGAAATACCGATTTCGTTTTGTTGGAAATGCTCGAGCAGCTCAAGGGCTTTTTGAAAAACATCCGAGGGAGCAGGCAGCATAAATTCACCAAATACTGAGCTGCCCCAAGCCCACAAAGCAACAACCATCATCGCCACACTCAAGCCGGTAAAACCGCTCCAGAGGTAGTCGATGATGTAAAACAGGACAGGTTGTGGTTTACGGATTTTGTCAGTTTTAATCATGTTATGTGATTCAGTTTCCAATTAAGCCAAGAAGAATTTATCATCTGGTAATTTACCACCTAAGAGTTTTGGATTGAACGCCATCAAGGTTTCATAGAATTGCATGATTTCATTTTTCAGTTCACTGGCTTTGGTTACCGTTAAGCGCGCACCGTCTAAGCCCATTTCAATAGCGGCTTCTGGTGCTGGCAGATAATTAGCGCCAATTTCAGCCGCACTTTTGCGGTTAGCCATAATCCAGTTTAACGCATCACTTAAATCTTGGTGAAGTAGATCAAACTCAGCCTTGTGTGCGTGGAAGTATTCTTCGTTAGCAATAATGCCCGCCATTGGAATAAGCGGTTTCGTGTTAAACGCTTGACCCCATTCTTTCACTAAATCGAAGCCACGTACAATCTCTGTACCGACGATTTTAGCTTTCTGCACAACCGCACTTGCCATTGGTTCTGGCAAGATGGCCGCATGGAAATCTTTAAGCAAGAACAACCCAATTGCTTCAGTTGGCGTTGCCGCATAGGTGATATCCACTTTATTAATATCAATATTCAGTTTTTTCAGTAGAGCCTGCAATACGATGTCTGGCATATCGTTTTTAAATGGCACAAGGATTTTTTTACCCACCAATTCTTGCGGTGAAGTAATGGCACTACCTTTACACATCAACTGCGTAATCCCATTGGTGAGAATATTCACCATGCCAACTTGTTGCCCCTGATTACGTAAATTCACGCCGACATTACTTGGGCTCATCATCACTTTAAATTGCCCACTTGCTACACCCGCACGCAACTGATCAGGCGAACGCCAAATCTCTAATGCTACATCCGCTTGTTTGGCTAATTTACCTTGTGCTGCCGCCACCGCAATGGTTACACTTGGCATTGCGGGTGCGCCATAAATGGTAAATTGCTCTTTTGTTGCCGCAAAGAGAGAAGGCGACATGCCCGCTGCCGTAAGTGCTGCGCTCATTCTTAAAAAATCACGTCTATTCATTGTCATGGTTATCTCCTTATAATGAAACAAGTCTAATACTTGTATTTTGATAATGGTTTTCATTTATTATCTTACTCGTTGTGACTAAAGTAAAGAGAGACAAAAGTGCGGTCAGATTTTTAGGTGTTTTTTAATTTCTTTTAAATTTTGACCGCACTTTGGAAATATCAAAACAAAGTGCGGTTAATTTTCAAGGTATTTTTTACCGTGAAATAATATGCGCCAGTTCCACTTTTAACTCAAGTAAATTCTTGCATAGTCATTCCTGAATATATGTTCTTCGTTTCGGAATAATGACAAGAATTAATTCTAATAGATAGATAAACTAATGCGTTATCAAAATTATGACATTGTTAGCCTGGCTTAAACTGTCATGTCTTTCTACTTTATAAAAGCCCAAGGTTATTTTATGTAACTTTTTAGTCTAAAAATCCTTTATTATCTCTCTTGAATTTCAATGTATTATGGTGTTAAATCAGCACATATTATAAGGGTATAAAATGATAAAAATAAGTTGTAGGAATTTATGTGCCAATTACTCGGAATGAACTGCAATACGCCGACGGATATTGTCTTTTCTTTTGAAGGTTTCCGTCGTCGTGCGGGTCTTACTGATTGCCATTCAGATGGCTTCGGTATCGCTTTTTTTGAAGGTCGCGGTGTGCGTATTTTTCGCGATAACCACGCTGCATCTCAATCCCCAATTGCGGATTGTGTAAAACAATACAATATTAAATCACTGAACGTGATCGCCCACATTCGTAAAGCAACACAAGGAGGGGTCACGATTGAAAACACCCATCCCTTTATTCGTGAAATCTGGGGCGAAAACTGGGTGTTTGCTCACAATGGTAATTTAAAAGAATTACCCGATATGTCTGAGAATTTCTGTCAGCCTATTGGCTCAACTGATTCAGAAGCTGCATTTTGTTATATGGCGGAATATTTGAAAAATCGTTTCCGTCGTAAACCGTCTGAAATGGAAATTTTTAGCGCGATTCAAGATATTGCTAAATCGCTCTCAGAAAAAGGCACCTTTAACTTCATTCTTTCAAACGGAGAATGGATGATCGCCCACTGCTCAACTAATTTGCATTATTTAACGCGTAAAGCCCCTTTTGGTAAAGCGCATCGCATTGATGATGATGGTGTTATCGATTTTAATGATTATGCGAAAGATGGCGACAAAGTCACGATCATTACGACTTTCCCGCTCACCAAAGATGAACCTTGGGTCAAAATGGAACATGGTGGGTTTGTTTTCTTCAAAGAAGGAGACAAAATAGCTGAGGTCGTCGGTGTGGCTAAAGAAATGGAAGATGATGGCACATTAGGCAATCGCGCAGCAGCCTAATAACAAATCACAATAAAAAGTGCGGTCAAAAACATTAGAGATTTTGACCGCACTTTCTTTATCTGTAATTAACGCATTGTCACAAATTCTTCAGAACCTGTTGGGTGAATCGCTACGGTATTATCAAAGTCTGCTTTCGTTGCGCCCATTTTGATTGCCACGGCAAAACCTTGGATCATTTCATCCACACCAAAACCAATACCGTGTAATCCCACAATTTTCTCTTCTTTGCCAACACAAACTAACTTCATTCGGCAAGGTTGGCGATGATCTGTTACAGCGGTGTACATAGCTGTGAAAGAGGATTTATACACTTTCACATTTTCTTCGCCATATTGCTCAATCGCTTGCGGTTCAGTTAAACCCACCGTACCAATTGGCGGATGGCTGAATACCACAGTTGGCACTAAGTTATAATCTAAATGTTCAGTCGGTTTATTATTAAATAAACGCTCAGATAAGCGACGACCTGCTGCCACGGCAACGGGTGTTAATTCAATACCACCTTCGATAATATCTCCCACAGCATAAATACCAGGCACGTTTGTATTTTGATATTTATCGACAATAATTTGTCCACGAGAATTGGTTTTCACGCCCGTTACTTCAAGATTAATCACATCCGTTGCTGGTTCGCGACCTATCGCCCAAATTAACGTATCTACCGTGGTTTCACGACCATCTTGTAATTTCAAGGTAAGTGAACCATCGGAATTTTTTACGACTTCTTCAGGCAACGCTTTGGTATGTAATTGAATTCCATCTTGTGCTAACACTTCAACTAATGTCTCTACAATTAATGGATCCTGATGACGCAATGGAGCGTGTTGGCGCACAAATAAATGGGTTTCGCTACCTAAACTATTTAAAACACCTGCTAATTCAACAGCAATATAACCCGCACCGACTACTGCAACACGTTTTGGTAATTCATTTAAAGCAAACACGCCATTTGAATCAATCCCGTATTCTGCACCTTTTACCGCAGGAATACTTGGACGACCACCAGTAGCAATTAAAATATGATCTGCTGTCACTAATTCTGTTGAACCATCTGCATAGCTCACTTCAATCGTTTTCGCATCTTTAAAGCGAGCAAAACCATTTAGAACATCTACATTATTTTTTGCTAATACATTGTTGTAAGAGGTATGAATACGACCGATATAAGCTTGACGACTCTCGACTAATTTCGCGTAATCAAACTTTTTCACTTCTACATCAAAACCATAAGCCGGTGCATAGCTATTAATTGCTTCTGCAACTTGTGCACCATAGAACATCACTTTTTTCGGTACACATCCCACATTCACGCAAGTACCACCTAAATGTTTTGCTTCAATAATGGCACATTTTTTACCGTAGCTTGCCGCACGGTTAATTGAGGCAATCCCGCCAGAACCACCACCAATCGCAATATAATCGTAATGTTTAGTCATTGTAATAATCCTTTTTTTACTCACTTAAATTTTCTCCTATTTTGCCTAAAAATGAGGAAGAAAGCTATAAATTGATGTAATTGGAATTGTCTATATGAAAAAGGGGAGGGTTGATCGTTTTCAGCATAAATTTCAACATACAAAGTAGATTTTCGTTATAATGCTGACTTGCACTCTAGCAAATAAACCGCATTGAATTATCTTAAAAGATAAAAAACTCAAAAATTAATCAGCCTATCTAAGGAATAACCTACATGGCGATCTGGAAAAAGACATTCACACTTAATCAACTTAATGAAATGAGTAAAAACTGTGCTATAGAACATTTAGGTATTGAGGTTTATGCGGTTGGAGAAAACTGGATTGAGGCCAAAATGCCTGTAGATCATCGCACAATACAGCCTTTTGGTTTGCTACATGGGGGCATATCTGTTGCCTTGGCCGAAACTATTGGATCTCTGGCAGGATTTCTCTGTGTAGAAGAGGGACAAATAGTTGTCGGCTTAGACATTAATGCGAATCACCTCCATTCAGTAAAACAAGGTTTTGTGATTGCTAAGGCAATCCCTATTAGTTTAAGTAAAAATATCCATGTATGGCAAATTGACATTCGTGATGAACAAGATAAACTTTGTTGCGTTTCTCGATTAACGCTTTCTATTAAACATTTATGAATAAAACTCAAAAAATCGGTGTTATCTTAGCCAATCTTGGTACGCCGGATGAACCTAACGCCAAAGCAATTTCACGTTATTTATGGGAATTTCTCACAGATCCTCGAGTGGTAGATTTACCCCGTTGGAAATGGTATCCCCTTTTAAAAACTATTATTTTACCGATGCGTTCTAAACGTATTGCACAAAATTATCAAGCTATTTGGACCGCTCAAGGCTCTCCGCTGCTCGCTATTACAAAGCAACAACAAACAGGTTTACAAGCTTATTTGACTGAACAAGGCATCAATGCACAAGTCGAAATTGCCATGACTTACGGCAATCCTTCGATGCAAAGTGCGGTCAAAAATTTACTCAAAAATGATGTAGAACGCATGATTGTGTTGCCACTTTATCCACAATATTCTAGCACCACAACAGGCGCATTAATCGATGCGTTTAATCGTGTCATTGCACAAGAACGTAATATTGTGCCTTTTGAGTTTATTCATTCTTATCATCTTGATGAAAACTACATTAATGCGTTGGTAGATTCCATCAAAGTGCGGTTAAAACCCGATGAGTTTTTGCTTTTTTCTTATCATGGCATTCCATTACGTTATGAGAATATGGGCGATTATTATCGTCAGCATTGTAAACAAACCACGATTGCCATTGTGGATAAATTAGGTTTAACGGAAAACCAATGGAATATGACGTTCCAATCTCGCTTTGGCCGAGAAGAATGGTTACAACCTTATACCGATCACTTTTTAGAAGAAGCAGCTTCTCAAGGGATTCAAAAAATAGCGGTAATTTGCCCAGGTTTTTCGGTGGATTGCTTAGAAACCTTAGAAGAAATTGAGGTTGAAAATAAAGAAACGTTCTTAAATCACGGCGGTGTGTCTTATCACTATATCCCTGCATTAAATGCAGAAAAAGCCCATATTGAAATGATGGGGAAATTGGTTTTGGATAGATTGAAATAATTAAATCTCCCCTTAACCCCCTCTTTACGAAATAGGGGGGAGATTTTAATGGCAAATAAATGCTCTCCATTCTTAGCCCTCTCAAATACTCCCAATAAAATCACTAAAATCAACATCATAAAAAAGCCCTTCTTTTGTAAAGAGGAGTTTGGGGAGATTTAAAAAAGGTTTGGGGAGATTTAAAAAAAACAAACAAAAAGACGAACCTTTCGATTCGCCTTTTAAGATTTTCTTCTAATCAAAAATTAGAAGTATACACGCATACCTACACCGATAGCTTTGTCGTTAATCTTCGCTGAGTAAGTATAACCACCATTTGTATTGGCAGTGTATTTTTTAACAGTTGCGTATTTACCTTCTAAGAATACAACAACTTGTTTATGAAGCTTATAGTCAGCACCGAGTAAGAAGCCGTGAGTTTTTGCTTTATTGCTATCTTCAACTTTTACATGCTCGTATAAGTAGTTACCATATACTTTAGATGTTGGAAGTACTTGATATTCAAAGCCAGGCGACACGTAGAATTTATTTAATTTAGCGTTATCATTTTTATCATGAGCATAACCAAAGTCACCGATTAATTTGAAATCATTAATGGTATAACCTAAGGATGCTAAGAAACCATCCAAACGGTGAGAATGTGCTGCGTTAGTTTCAAAGTTGGTATGACCATAAGCTAAACGAGCATCAAGAGCACCAGCTTCGTATAATGCACCTACTGCAAATGCATTTTTTAGACCAACTTTAAGCTCTCTACCTTTATCATTATGGCGTTGACCAAAATTATAGTTAGCACTTAATTGTAAACCTTCAATAGCTTTATAGTCATAACGAATGACGCCAGTGCCTGAAGTAGGAATATAAGCACCTTTTGGAATTAATCCATATTCGTAGTCATTTGTTTGGTTTAAATCATCTGCAATAGTCACTTGACGACCAAATGTGATATCACCAGTTGCTTTGCTACCTAAACCGACGTAAGCACGTTTAGCATAAAGACCACCAAATTCATCGCGAGAATCTGTATCATCAAAACGGAATTCTAAACGACCTAACGCATAGAAATCATTATCTAGGTTATGTTTTACTTTCACACCAAAACGAGATCCTGCGTTACGTAAAGCAGAGTTTGCGGTTCTAGTTGATTCACCCGTTTGTTGATTCGTTTCTTTCGCTTTTGCTTTTTCTAAAATTAAACGAAGAGAACCACTTAACTCAACTTTAGTACCTTCGTTATCATAAACTATTGTTGCATTTGCTGCTGAAGCGGCAACAGCGGAAACGATTAATGCTGCTAGTGTCTTTTTCATAATTGTTATTCCTTTGGGTTATGCTCTACGATTTTTGATTGAAGCAATTTTTCATAAAAAGTTCAATCTCCGAAATAGACGCCACAAATATTACAAAATAAATCTACACTGTCAATGGGCTCATGACATCAATTTTCTAAAATCAGATCAAGATCACATTTTTCAAACAATAAAGTTTGCTTTTTAAGCAATCCCAAATTGACTTACTGACATTTTAAATATTTGGCCAGATCGATTCCTTGTTTTATTTATTCTTTATAATCGCCTAAGTGTCGAAGAAATAATGGGTATTTGATAGCGTTAAGCACACTCCACTGAAAATGAAATCACCTCTTTAATACTTTTAGCACCTAATGCAATCATAATTAAACGATCGACACCTAAAGCCACGCCTGATGTATTGGGAATCCCTGCTTGTAATGCCGCCAGGAAGCGATGATCGATTTCACGTTGTGGTAAGCCTGCTTTTTCGCGTAGGCGGTTATCTTGCTCAAAGCGGTGTTGTTGTTCACGGGCATCAGTTAACTCGTGAAAACCATTTGCTAATTCTAATCCTTTATAATAAAACTCAAAGCGTTCTGCCACACGACTATCTTCTGGACTAAGTTGTGCAAGTGCAGCTTGTGAAGAGGGAAA
This is a stretch of genomic DNA from Haemophilus parainfluenzae. It encodes these proteins:
- the hemH gene encoding ferrochelatase — protein: MNKTQKIGVILANLGTPDEPNAKAISRYLWEFLTDPRVVDLPRWKWYPLLKTIILPMRSKRIAQNYQAIWTAQGSPLLAITKQQQTGLQAYLTEQGINAQVEIAMTYGNPSMQSAVKNLLKNDVERMIVLPLYPQYSSTTTGALIDAFNRVIAQERNIVPFEFIHSYHLDENYINALVDSIKVRLKPDEFLLFSYHGIPLRYENMGDYYRQHCKQTTIAIVDKLGLTENQWNMTFQSRFGREEWLQPYTDHFLEEAASQGIQKIAVICPGFSVDCLETLEEIEVENKETFLNHGGVSYHYIPALNAEKAHIEMMGKLVLDRLK
- a CDS encoding porin, producing MKKTLAALIVSAVAASAANATIVYDNEGTKVELSGSLRLILEKAKAKETNQQTGESTRTANSALRNAGSRFGVKVKHNLDNDFYALGRLEFRFDDTDSRDEFGGLYAKRAYVGLGSKATGDITFGRQVTIADDLNQTNDYEYGLIPKGAYIPTSGTGVIRYDYKAIEGLQLSANYNFGQRHNDKGRELKVGLKNAFAVGALYEAGALDARLAYGHTNFETNAAHSHRLDGFLASLGYTINDFKLIGDFGYAHDKNDNAKLNKFYVSPGFEYQVLPTSKVYGNYLYEHVKVEDSNKAKTHGFLLGADYKLHKQVVVFLEGKYATVKKYTANTNGGYTYSAKINDKAIGVGMRVYF